The Medicago truncatula cultivar Jemalong A17 chromosome 7, MtrunA17r5.0-ANR, whole genome shotgun sequence genome includes the window AAGGATGTTGTACTATTTGATCAAGTGTCTGGAGACCTTAAAACTGCTTCGGCTAATGGAAGTGTTATATTTGGGTGAGCTTTTTCATGACCCTAATGCATGCTATTATGTGTTTATGGATGTCTCTTATCTATTACTGTTAGTGGACATTAATTTCACGTGGCTACATACATATTAACCATGTTTATTGTAATTTATCCTATTGCTTTAGTTTCAATAACATAAGTTCTCATTTCTAGATAATGTCTTTAAAACAAAAGTAGTTTTATTTAAGTATAGATGAGAACATGTATAACTTTTCAAGATTGTCAGATAAGCCTTTTGTTGTGTTTAGAATCATAAAATTAGGTCCAAATTATCACCAAAAGGAATATAGGTGACCGAGAGAAGAAGACTTAACTTCCATCTGAGATATGGGTCAAATTCCAGTTGAATAAGATTGAGAATTAGAATGTTGACATTGATATCTATATATCCCCGTGCTACTGCCATTCCTCCTTTTGTTCTTTTCCAACCTGGAATTTTCTTCTGATTTGCTTAGCAAATTGGCCTAATGTGTGTCTTACTCAAGCTGAATAGAAACTTGAGTGAAAATAAAAGCTGAATAATTTAGCACAAGGGCAGTCAAAGGATGTATATGTCAACTACCTGGAAAATAATTTCCTTTGTTTTCGCGTTGTTAGGTATTTTAAATGCTAATAGCTTCCGTTAATACAATTTCGGTGCTCAATTTTAATCTTACATTGCtaaacatttcatttttattaagaatGCTTTATGTGAAATCGTTTAGGGTTGAGTTGTGAATAAAATACCTTATTTGGGGCACACTCCAAGAAATACATTTCCTAATGCTTAAACAGCTTATGTGATTGTGGAGTCACTCATCTTGTGTATTGCATTTTATGGTTCTTACCTGACCAATTTAAAACGAGTTCTGCTGTTTTGCAGGTGTGGTGCTAGACAATCTGGAGATCTAAGTTATTCAAACGAAGAAGCGCTTGATGGGATACTTGGATTTGGAAAAGCTAATTATTCAATGATTTCACAACTTTCTTCTTCTGGCAAAGTGAAAAAGATGTTTGCTCATTGCTTAAATGGAGTAAATGGAGGTGGTATATTTGCAATTGGGCATGTTGTACAACCTACAGTGAACACGACTCCGTTATTACCTGACCAGTATGCATTTGTTTACTACACTTCTGAATGAAATTATTTACTCTTATAGTGTCATTAATTGCTTTTTTGGGTATATCATCTTTTAAGTTTTCATGTCATGTATTTCTTGGACTATTCTCATTGTATATACTGTGCAAATATTTTACTGATATGTAATATGCTAGAATAGTatgcaatttattttattcagaGGCACGCATGAATAGATTCTAATTCTTATTAGGCTTGTAGATTATCATCATTGATGGTTTATAGATTTCCTAAAATTATCATGTTGAGTCTTACAGAAAGTCAATCCGAAATTAtactttataaaattaattcatCTGTCCAAGGGGGAGCTCTCGGAAAATAAGGGTTTCCTATTGCAGATTATATCCTTCAGTGGTCTTTAATAGTTGTGTTCTTCagccataaaaataaaaaaaattacttttttcaccTTTTGttctaaactaaaaaacaagaTATCTGTGAAATGtttgtttatttcctttcttattTGCTGGATGTTGGTCAATTTGCTTAAACTCTTATAACTGTTTACATTGGTACTTTtgagtttcttttcttttttagatgTTAGTTTACAAAAATACATATGTTGAGATATCTGACATTTAAAAATGTCTTTTAGGCCACATTACAGTGTCAACATGACGGCGATTCAAGTTGGCCATACTTTCCTTAATCTCTCGACAGATGCATCTGAACAAAGAGACAGTAAAGGGACAATAATTGACAGTGGTACAACCTTGGCCTATCTACCAGACGGGATCTATCAGCCATTAGTATATAAGGTATAAGTGACTAATGATTTGTAAATTCATGTAACAATTGTATGTAAAgttattagtttctttttcttgttaGATTCTTTCTCAGCAACCCAACCTAAAAGTTCAAACTCTCCACGACGAGTATACATGCTTTCAATATTCTGGAAGGTATGATGCATCTCATACATTCACTAAATCTTGTACTATACCAAGGGTTTACCATAATCTTTCTTTCATGAAAAACACGTCTGTTAAGAAATATGTATGCATGCATATTTTGCGTGTGTATGTATAGTGTTTAATCACTGTTATTTGTTTCAAGCTTTATATGTTTTCACTGTTTTGGTAGTTTACATTTTACATTCCACTCTTCACTGTATGGCAAAGTATTCAATGCGTTACTTCCTTATACTACCAAAGCTGATTTTACattattgttttaaaatttcttcTATGAATTCTGTTCGAGAATGAGATTTGAATTTTGTGCTTGTGATGTCATTGACAAATTTTATGTACATTGGTATGTTTATACAAGATGGGTAAAAGAATAGCTTCTCAAAGTACTGATTCCAGAAGTTTCGGTGATTGTTTAACTTACTATAATTCTGCTAAGTTCTAACAGATTCAGTTATGTTGAGCTGACCACACTAACTCCTAGTCTCGTTTGACTTAATGAGGCAGCTGAGTTTTCTTAACTAAATCATACAAATATACGATCTTACATCATAATCTGATACATCTCATGCTGTTATTATCCTTTATAACAATTCTGATTCAAGTATAAAAAATTGACACTGATATAGGGTGCATTTGGATAAGCTTTAGAAAACATGCTGTTATTGTATAGCTTTCTTTCAGAGCTCCTTTTCAGAAACTGCTCTTAATAGCTTGTAAGAAAACTGAACATTTGATGTTTTGCTTTTTCTAATTTGAAAACCTTTCTaattatcataaattatttcctttatatttttttgtgataaaaagcTTAAGCAAAGGGACCATTAATTAATTAGGTAAAAAACATTTATCTCTGGCACGGAGCTATTAACTGTGATTGTAAGAAAATGCATTATATGATctattattttctaaatatgTAAACCACATAATTATCAACGAAGAACTTGTCTCATGGTTCTCATAATTCTTGATGTTAATGACACTTTTCATGACGTTTCTTAAATTAGATTATTAGGTGGTAGGTTTAGTTTGCTAACTTTCATATGAGTATGTAGTGCTTCAATAACTGGACTGCCCCCTTTGCATAATCTATGTTTTGATGTCAGCATGAGCCCCATTCAGATGTGTGACGGCTATTTGATTTTATGCTGCAGTGTTGATGATGGATTTCCAAATGTCaccttttattttgaaaatggacTCTCCTTGAAGGTTTATCCACACGATTATTTGTTTCTTTCTGTAAGTACTCGGGAAATCCCTTTACGTCTTTGTTGTTATGGTTATCAGAGGTTAATTAGGCTTGTTTTGGGACCTGACATCATCGTTTTCTGTCAGTATATATTGCTAATGGTCATGGTTGTTATCACTTAAGTTTTTGCAGAAGCTTCTGTTTGAGATTCAACTCCAACTACAGTTTTctataaatattgattttagatatataagagaaatttatGGCGTATGCTGAGATGTAGCAcatcataaagaaaaatcacAGATCTTGTGGTTCTTTTAAAATGAGCACATATTTGTGGCAATTTGAACATTCAGAAAATGATATGGTCACAtctcatttgaattttttcttattcttgTGGTTGGTATTATTAGAGTGTCATAAGTGAGTAATTCTTATGTGCTCTATATCTGAgaattataatttgtttttgaagtttCATTTATGACAAGCTTGGAAACAAAATCAGTGAAATTTCTTGCTTCTTCCATGGTTCAAATTCCAGTGACATCAATCCTATATTCTGTTCTTACCATGTTCATTGCATGTGAAAGCATGCAGTCTCCATTTTATACTTACAAATCattgtttttgtaattaaaaaatttatcgtTCACAATCCATATATTCAAGTTAACTAAACTACTGATGTGTCATCTCTGCAGGAAAATTTGTGGTGTATTGGTTGGCAAAATAGTGGGGCACAATCTAGAGATAGTAAGAATATGACTTTATTGGGAGGTATTCTCTTAAAATCTTTGTCTATGCCAATAATGCAGTAACACTTCTAACTTTTATTATCTAGTGAAGCTTTTGAATTCAATGAAAAATCCATCAACTAGCCTTATATGTAACTGTAAGGATAGCTTGCATGAACCTCATTATACATACTTCCAGTTTGAGATCTGAATTGTATCCCTGCAGTAATCTTAGCAGCTGATTCACcttattcttttatttgttgCAGATTTGGTGCTTTCAAATAAACTTGTCTTTTATGACCTTGAAAATCAGGTTATTGGATGGACTGAGTACAACTGTGAGTATCATAtgatatttctttattttctcttggcgttttaattacatttttctcaaattttacTGGTGATATACCATCAAGCTAGTCTTTTGTGGTTTCTTCAGTGttctatttaataattttcttagttttataCTATGCTAAGTCTTGAATAGTGAAtagtacatttttattttactctCCTATTTAATGTTAAGCTTTCAATGATTTGCAACATGAGAATCAAAACATCATCAGATTATAATGTTGACCAGAGTCATAAATGGTTCATGATAGACCAACATTTCTAACTGCGTGAAAAAAAAGATCTTAAATTACTtgcattatttccttttatgtAAAACTTCATTTACTAATCTTTTCTATATTGTACTCAGGTTCATCGAGTATCAAAGTGAGGGATGAAAAGACCGGAACAGTTCATTTAGTCGGTTCCCACACTATTTCTTCCTCTTTCGCTCTAAATACCAACTTGATGACAATCTTATTTCTAATTGTACTACTACTATTCATGTTGATTTATTGAAATGGATTAACTGATACATATAACCAAAGTCAAAAGTATGGTTAAAAtgattgaaaatagaaataacataaaattgcTCTGGGAGAAATCAACACTGCAGTAACTCCATGATTTTGTAAACGTGCTTTCAAAGAAAGCCAGATTGGGACCCTTCGCTGTGGATACTATTTTTCTTCCAATGGCGAATCTGTATATTGCAATAGCCTAACACTAAATTGTATATGATATTAGACTTTGGTTTTAGTATTGGTTTCTATGTCAAATGTATAAACTAATAACTTGTATGGAATGTTGGATATAGCTATTAGATACAACTCGTCGAGACAGGATAACTCACTAATTTTGTACTACACTATTTCAATGCTAGCAGCGTTGCCTTTGTTTAGCTTTGCTTTGTTTAGTGTTAAGAGCATCCGCAATGATTGTGAGACCTGTTAACCGTAAAAGAGTCTTTATATAATTGTTGGTAACTAATAGGTAGAGAAATTCTTGTATGCGAATGCACATAACACATAAGATTATACTTTATACAAACAACCAATAACAACATGCCACCTTattctctacaaaaaaaatgccaccttgtttatttaaaaaaaatgttttttgaaaaaaaaaaggaagaaaaccgTCTTCTCTTTATCTCCATTTCCGCCATTGATGGATCCATCATAACTCCCACTATCGATGCTTCAACTGCAAACTCACCATTGCTGAACACCACGACCTCTGCCATCACTCGATTTTCTGCACACCGTCTTCACTTGAATTCGTTGCAAAAGGAATCAGCACTTGCATCATCTTCAAACCTCCAATCAGCACTTGCAATAGACTTAGATTGGCTGTTTGCTATAGGTGGCTATCAAGAGAGTACGCTTATAGAAATACAAGGATCTCTACGCGTCGTGCTACAACCTCGGAGGAGAAGGGTAAAAAAAAGGCAAAGACTCTCTTGCCACGTAGTGGCACGAAAAGAGATGCTTTTTTAGAAGACAAGTTTGAAAAAGAGGAAGCACCAGTTCCTAAACTGAACTAAAACTCCAGGGAAGGCAATACAGGACAAATTTTCCATTAAAGGTGACACCTTGAGGAAATCTAgatagaatttaatttttttacaatgatCATTAATAAACAACGGTCTACGCGCTACTTGATTAGCATCGCGAAGAATACTTGAACAAGTTGGAACTCTGGCTGCCCTCTATTATAACCTCCTTTGATCAAATCAATATCAATTACAGAAACTGATTCCACCACATGGATTGGATTGGAACTTTTGTTAAAAACAAGTTCAATGCCGTGCAAAATCCCCCAAATCTTAGCACCAACTACTAAGCAAGCTCCAATATTTGCACAGAAGGCCTATAGTTTCCCTTGTTGATGCTCAAGTCCAGCCTGCACTGTTTCGCATTAGTACCAGCATGCTCATGGTTTGGACAACAATATAATATACATTGGTTACTTTATGCTAAAAAAACGAAAGTGATCCTAGCAAACCAAACTTATCCAAAATCACTCCAGAAATGAGGCTACTATTTGTAATCAAAACGTAAATAACCTACTATATGATTCAAAGACAAACTTCCTGCAGTCAATCAAAATGCAAATGATATCTACTTCAAaaaccttccttcaaaaaaccaattacaagaaaaaatagTGATTCCACAATATTACAACAACAATCATGATACTTCACAATCATCATCTGAAAACTTGAGATCAGAATAACATGGAGAAGTCAAGAAACGACCTGACTGAAAAGTCCATAACCAATAACTCCAATTTTTGCAAGTTATAGCTTACTGTCTAAATTGGAAAATTGTAACTACAAATGATgcaaaggaaaagcaacaacaGTTTAGAAAATCACCGGACAAACTATATAATGTGTATCTAGAGACTTGGATTTACAAAAACTCCAAATCAACCTATACAGAGAAGGAAAATGACCTCTAGCACTAAAAATAAGCCCGGTACCCCTTTTCCTCCGGATGCAAAACATATATTGAACTCCTCCAATACCCCACCCATCAAATGCTGTCCaaggaaaagaaagataaataatGAAAAGAATATTGGCAGAAGAACTACCAAAAAAATGTCTCTCTTTGACTGCTATAGCACAACTTTCCCAAacttctaaataaaaaaaggcTTGGGAAGAGATATGGCACAAAAGCTATGCTATCACAGCAGTTTTTCGGCTTCCACTCCAATTCCATTCTCACTAGGTAGAGATGATTGATCAACAACTGGGTGCGTTGATGCATCTGGTGTCAACTTGTCTGTGGTATGTTCAGCATTCAACTCTGTATTTGAATTAAGGAAGAGGCACACCGCAGCACAATCATCAATCTTACAGAAAGGGAATTTTGCCTTCCAAGAAAGAACAGCTGACTCAACCAGTAATCTAGCAGCAGTAGACCGCGGTGCAGATGCCACAATCTCCACAACTTCTTCGTTTGATAAAACATCCCAAATCTGCACAGAAGAATCATGAAGATTTTGAAACAATTCATATACTTCATAACAAATTGATTTGCTCTAGCATGAAAACGTTCATGCTCTAGCATTTAAAGCAATGGTTTCGGCTATATTTCTCATTGGTTTCCATCTAAATCTAATTATTCGGATCATCATCCATTTTATCTACCCATGGTACCCGTAAGAGTTTTCTTTTGCACATTTCCCCCACAAAAAGGACTCTATGATGGGTGCTAAACCACGCTCTCTCCAAATGCAAGAAGCAACATATACAATATATTTGGTAAAGATATGATGCCTGAACTTTCAGGCAAAATGCATGTCTTTAGAGCTAAATTCAGTCATAATTGTTTGAACCAAGGTTTTCCCGGGTTCagcaaattataataaaattgtgattttctccctctaataaaaaatttcttctgatTAAAAAGGTAGTCTAATTTTATCCACCTAATCAGGTATGTCTCAACAGAAGATAATATTCTATAACCAAGATAAGTGCAAGCAAATGGTGTGAGAAAATAATCAAACATTTTAAGACATATAACAAATCGAGAGAGTATAGttacaaaattaaagaaacaaggCAATAATTGGTGTTAAAACTTATAAATAGGGGGAACCATAACAGTAAATCGATATAATGATGTGTTAATGCAAACGACAAGTCTTTCGCAATCACAACAATTCTACAAATTCCAGTTCCAAATAGGAGAAGAATGGACATTCACACACGTCTAtgtgtaaatataaatgagtcAGATACAACTGGATCAAAATAGGTATTGGTACCAGTGTTTATTAATATTGAATATGTGGTTTGCTTAAACAGTAAGGGGGTCAATTTAAATGCAATCAACTTTGAACCAAATTTGGTTATCACAACTTACTAGAAGGTAATGCAAGCAGCAGTACGAATACCATTTAGAATCAAGTGCATTCTAGAATTAGCTATAAATATGATATCATATGCCTTACCCCATCTGTGGCTAACACAACAAATTCATCCTTCTCTGTAAGGCGGTGATATGAGACATCTGGTACAGAAATCAATCCAACGTCCTTTAGGCAAAAATCTCCAAAAGCCCGAGCCATAGCCAGACCTGGGAAATCAGAGTTAGGCAGCCAAACTCGAGCCACATCCGGTTCATTCTTAAGGGAAAACACCCTTCCTTTTCGATGCCTGAtcctttcttcttcctctgaAATAAAGTGCAAACCATACATCAAcacataaacatgtatatacGCCAATCCGATTGAAGGAAATAAATTCCAAGTTACAGCATTTATTAAAATGATGTGTAGCAAAAGCTTAAACTTTCAAATTAAGAGTTCAATCAAAAGTAAATTACTAAGAGTTCAATCAAAAGTAAATTACTACATCATTAAACATAAGTTTTTTATAATGAGCAGaggattaaaataattttaacctaattcatTGATCCAACACAACTACTTTATACCTTGTCGACTCCCATAAATGATAGTCTTAAATCCATTTTTCTCTAACTCAGACAAACACcaacataaattttcaaatttaagttAGTATTACTGAAAAATAGTTACACAGAATATTTCTTGGTTATCAAGTGTTATTTTGCATAAGTCAAAAGCGTTCAATCTGTTGATTTGGGGGTAATATAACACAGGGAGATGGAGCTCTTCAATTAACTTCAGCAAGTTCATTAAGTAACGCACACACACAGAAAGACTCGGAAGGGGTTAGGATGTGAGAGAGAGATATACTTGGAAGATTAGGCTTAAGGTC containing:
- the LOC11439764 gene encoding aspartic proteinase 36; translated protein: MRISFFISLLLLLTISTVAANHGVFNVQYKFSDDQQRSLSVLKAHDYRRQISLLTGVDLPLGGTGRPDSVGLYYAKIGIGTPSKDYYLQVDTGTDMMWVNCIQCKECPTRSNLGMDLTLYNIKESSSGKLVPCDQELCKEINGGLLTGCTSKTNDSCPYLEIYGDGSSTAGYFVKDVVLFDQVSGDLKTASANGSVIFGCGARQSGDLSYSNEEALDGILGFGKANYSMISQLSSSGKVKKMFAHCLNGVNGGGIFAIGHVVQPTVNTTPLLPDQPHYSVNMTAIQVGHTFLNLSTDASEQRDSKGTIIDSGTTLAYLPDGIYQPLVYKILSQQPNLKVQTLHDEYTCFQYSGSVDDGFPNVTFYFENGLSLKVYPHDYLFLSENLWCIGWQNSGAQSRDSKNMTLLGDLVLSNKLVFYDLENQVIGWTEYNCSSSIKVRDEKTGTVHLVGSHTISSSFALNTNLMTILFLIVLLLFMLIY